Within Triticum dicoccoides isolate Atlit2015 ecotype Zavitan chromosome 1B, WEW_v2.0, whole genome shotgun sequence, the genomic segment ACCTAGATTTGGTGAGATGTGCCCAGAGAGTCTATTCGATGACAAGATCATCGATATGAGTTGTGGATACACACCAAAATGCTGAGATATATCTCCTGTTAGTTGGTTATTCCcgagggaaattcgaaccaaactTGTACATGTCTTTAAACTCCTTGGAATGGGCCATTGAACATATTAGAAAGGACATTGAGATATTGAAGTCTGCCACCTGAACATATATTTGCGGGTAAAGGTCCTGAAAGCGAGTTGTTAGACATATCAAGTTGAACAAGGCTTATGAGATCTCCAAATTCTCGAGGAAGAGATCCTGATAATTTGTTACCAGAGATTTGGATATGTTGGATGCTTTGCAACTTCCCAAAAGTTTTTGGTATTGAACCAGTTATCTGATTGTCAAAGAGTTGCAGTGTTACTAGCTTGGTAATATTTCCTAAGCTTTTAGGAATAGAGCCAGATATTTGGTTGCTGGACAAGGCTAACACCTGGAGATTCAGCAAGATGCCCAATTCTGTAGGTATTGGACCTGTGATTCGATTTGCATAGAGAGAAAGTTCATTGAGCATTGTGAGGTTCGCTAGTTCTGGGGGCATTGGACCTGTTATTTGATTTCTCTTGAGATGAAGTCGGTTTAACATATTGAGATTGCCTAGTTCTGGGGGTATTAAACCCGTGACTTCATTTTCCAAGAGAAAAAGTTGGTTCATGTTAGTGAGATTGGTAATGGAGATTGGAATTGGACCTGAAAAATCATTTGAACTAAGATCAAGAATTTGCAAATGGACTAGCCTGCCTAGTTCTTTGGGTATATGCCCTGAAAGTTGATTACCAAATAGGAGCAAATCATTTAATTGGGTCAGATTTCCAAGGGTTTTTGGTATCAAACCGCCTAAGGTGTTGTTGCTTAGTTGTATTATTTGTAGGTTGACAAGCCTTCCAATCTCCTCAGGAATGGGACCTGATATCATGTTTTGGTGAATGACAAGATCAGTTAACATTGTTAGATTGCCAAGAGACGCTGGGATCAGTCCCGTGAGTCTGTTAAATGAGAGACCAAGCTGCCTGAGATTTTGCAGGTCACCAATCTCAGAAGGAATTTGCCCTTTGAGATGGTTGAAGCTGAGGTCAAGATATGATAGTTGTGATAGGGAGCTGATACTAGCGGGCAGTACACCATAGAGACTGTTGTTATGAAGGTTGATATATGCGAGGAATGGCAGAGCCGAGAAGTTGAGCTCACCAAGAGTGCCATGGATGCCAGCATCTGGCAGGGAGATGTCAGTGACCACCCAGGGCCTGCGGCGGCCATGGCGAACAGCTGTGCACATGATGCCCGTCCAGTTGCAGGGGCTGATGTTTTCCTGCCAAGACGTCATCTGCGGAGGTAGGCTTGCAAGTGTAGCTTTCCAGTGGAGGAGGGCCATGTGTTGAGACCTCAGTGAGATCCCTCCATGGCGGCTCGGCGCATGTGCTTCTTCCAAGAGAAGAAGGCATGGCACCAGCAGTAGGCAGAGGTACAGCAATGGTGTCAAGGGAGCTCCCATtttgctgcctggtgtttgcatgttGTGTTTGGTTGGGGATTTGATTCAGCACACACAGCAACTGTATTTATACTTAACTAGTGTTTTGGGGTCCTCTGTTCTTCAGTGTCTTTCTCCATCATATCTATGCCAGCTGGATGCCTATTAGCTCTTGTTTGGACGCTAGCACACCCCTTTGGCAGTTACTGCTTGGCAACCTTTTTTTCTTCCTCAGTGTCGGCAgcctgttttttcttttttctttttctcatgCTTGTTGAAAAATGATACAGGGCAATTGAAGACAGGGATACCCATAAGGTACATATGGTGTACGCCTACTCGTATCTTTGCCAATTCCCCTCTGTCTACGACTTACTTACAGACTTTTTACTGAGTGGGCTTGAGTTAACATCGTagtagagttttcatttgatggcATCTCCTGTATTTCTTGTTTATTTGATCATGCAACCTGTATTCGGTTGTGATATGTCTTAAGCTATTCTCTAAAATGTTTCCCTATTCACTTTTCAGCAGGTACAGAGTAAAAAATAAATTGGACTCGTAACTGGAATTGTTGGAAAA encodes:
- the LOC119298950 gene encoding probable leucine-rich repeat receptor-like protein kinase At1g35710 — translated: MGAPLTPLLYLCLLLVPCLLLLEEAHAPSRHGGISLRSQHMALLHWKATLASLPPQMTSWQENISPCNWTGIMCTAVRHGRRRPWVVTDISLPDAGIHGTLGELNFSALPFLAYINLHNNSLYGVLPASISSLSQLSYLDLSFNHLKGQIPSEIGDLQNLRQLGLSFNRLTGLIPASLGNLTMLTDLVIHQNMISGPIPEEIGRLVNLQIIQLSNNTLGGLIPKTLGNLTQLNDLLLFGNQLSGHIPKELGRLVHLQILDLSSNDFSGPIPISITNLTNMNQLFLLENEVTGLIPPELGNLNMLNRLHLKRNQITGPMPPELANLTMLNELSLYANRITGPIPTELGILLNLQVLALSSNQISGSIPKSLGNITKLVTLQLFDNQITGSIPKTFGKLQSIQHIQISGNKLSGSLPREFGDLISLVQLDMSNNSLSGPLPANICSGGRLQYLNVLSNMFNGPFQGV